One genomic window of Equus caballus isolate H_3958 breed thoroughbred chromosome 6, TB-T2T, whole genome shotgun sequence includes the following:
- the LOC138924899 gene encoding olfactory receptor 2L5-like codes for MVSNFLFGNKSISFIGCGVQSFFFLTLGGAEALLLTSMAYACYIAICFPLHYSSRMSKRVCVLMIIGSWIMGFVNYCTHTTYAFHVCYCQSGAINHFFCDVPAMLTLACTDTWVYEYTVFMSTILFLMLPFLGIACSYGRVVLAVYHMHSAEGRKKVYSTCSTHLTVVTFYYVPFFTLIYIQDPSDLQQRTRFWLSSTPS; via the coding sequence atggtttctaattttctttttggaaacaaatctATCTCCTTTATTGGATGTGGGGTTCAgagcttctttttcttgactttaggAGGTGCAGAAGCACTGCTCTTGACATCTATGGCCTATGCTTGTTATATTgctatttgctttcctctccactatTCCAGTCGTATGAGCAAAAGAGTGTGTGTGCTGATGATAATAGGATCTTGGATAATGGGCTTTGTAAACTATTGCACCCACACCACATATGCCTTCCATGTCTGTTACTGTCAATCCGGGGccatcaaccatttcttctgcGATGTCCCAGCCATGTTGACTCTGGCCTGCACGGATACCTGGGTTTATGAGTACACAGTGTTTATGAGCACCATCCTCTTCCTCATGCTTCCTTTCCTTGGCATTGCATGTTCCTATGGCCGGGTTGTCCTTGCTGTCTACCACATGcactcagcagaagggaggaaaaaggTCTATTCCACGTGCAGCACCCACCTGACTGTGGTGACTTTCTACTATGTTCCATTTTTTACACTTATCTACATCCAAGATCCCTCAGATCTCCAACAAAGGACGAGGTTCTGGCTGTCTTCTACACCATCCTGA
- the LOC138924898 gene encoding spermatogenesis-associated protein 31D1-like: METPILYIKSIVVTWLSSSSASWVIGTILCILYGLGLFLLFLPSLQRNLPLQPPYKRRNVRKHQVEPRGRSSRSRKKRGALKAYRAGWKDLAEVRGQMLLSQSSPARLSSKGCFLRLSSQDAPGVACKTASSRVRQPCGKPVEGTPLTPTPALFLAPLTQPILPLVSTLPAEPPSDLTRIPLGPVAMSSTPAHSCWPFPNSGLGHMSCRIEFLSQWNIIKVLFFPVSSHLESQQGHLFCH; encoded by the exons atggaaactcctatcttatatataaaaagcattgTTGTTACCTGGCTGAGCTCCAGTTCtgcttcctgggtgattgggaccatcctctgcatcctgtatggactggggctcttcctcctgttccttccctccctccagaggaATTTGCCCTTACAACCACCTTACAaaaggagaaacgtcaggaag CATCAAGTGGAGCcaagagggaggagcagcaggagcaggaagaaaaggggagctttgaaag cttacagagctggctggaaggacctggcagaagtgcgGGGCCAGATGTTGCTTTCGCAAAG CTCCCCGGCGAGGCTGTCTTCTAAGGGATGCTTCCTTCGCTTGTCATCTCAAGACGCCCCGGGGGTGGCCTGCAAGACAGCGTCTTCCAGAGTCCGCCAACCATGCGGGAAGCCTGTGGAAGGTACTCCTCTCACCCCGACTCCAGCACTTTTCCTTGCTCCTCTGACCCAGCCCATTCTACCTTTGGTCTCCACTCTGCCAGCAGAACCTCCATCTGACTTGACCAGAATCCCGCTAGGCCCTGTTGCCATGAGCTCAACTCCAGCTCACTCctgttggccatttcccaactcaggcctcGGCCACATGAGCTGTCGCATTGAGTTCCTCTCCCAGTGGAACATAATCAAGGTCTTGTTCTTCCCTGTGTCATCACACCTCGAGTCCCAGCAAGGGCACCTGTTCTGTCACTGA